DNA from Rhodobacteraceae bacterium M382:
CACCCGGAAGAAGGTCGTCACCGGCCCTGCCCCCATGTTCGATGCCGCCCGTGTCAGGCTTTGGTCAAAACCGGACAGGGTCGCGGTCACCGTAATGATCACGAATGGAGTTCCCAGGGCCGCGTGGGCCAGAATCAAACCGGCATAGGTCTTGGCCAAGCCGACGCCCGAGAAAAAATAGAACAGACCAGACGCGGTAATCACCAACGGAACGATCATCGGCGAAATCAGCAACGCCATGATTGGGCGCCGCCAAGGCATTTCGGATCTCGACAGACCAATGGCCGCCAAAGTACCCAAGGCCGTGGACAACAATGTTGCCCAAATCCCGATGAAGAACGAGTTGCGGATCGAACGGATCCACTGGGCATTGTTCCACATGTCCGACCACCAGCCGGCGATGGCTTCGGGAGCCACCATACCATTGGCCAGAATGTCCTTGTACCAACGCAACGAGAACGCATCAGGATCCAGTGCGAGCATACCGGGAGTAAAGCTGAAGTAAGGCTCCTGGTTGAAGCTGAGCGGGATCAGGATGATGATGGGCGTGATCAGAAAGACAAAGATCGCACCACAGATCGTCCGGAAGGTGTAGAACCACAACACCTCGCGCGCTGTCGCATAAGGTGGCTGGTTGAGCCGGTAGGATCCCGTATGCAACCACAGTGCCATGCGCCCGATGATGTAGCCAACAAACATCAGCAGCACCCCATAGGGGAAACTGACCAGCAAGGACCCAAGAATCAGGAAGGCGGCACCCGTGGCCAACCCAGCCATCAATGGTTTGGGGACAGCCTTGACCACGACCATACCGGCCGCAGCAAAGATCACAGCACCAACCAGTAGGTAAGGTAGGAACAGGGATAGGCTGCCCTGCGCTGTCATCAGACCAATCAGTGCACCGAACCCGGCCAGGATACCCAATGTAAAGCCAATGGGCGGCTGCGGCGGGATATATCTAAATTCACCACTACTCATGTCAGATCACCCAAGTTTCATATTGTCGATGCCGACAATGCGGTCATACAACCAGAACAGGAACAGCACGAACACCAGCAACACCAGCCCCAGGGCCGCGGCAAGGTTCCAGTTCAACGACCTTCGCATGTGGAAATCGATGATGTTCGAAATCATCTGGCCGTCTTGCCCCCCCACAAGTGCAGGCGTGATGTAGTATCCAATCGCAAGGATGAATACGAGCATAGCACCCGCGCCGATACCGGGAACAGACTGTGGGAAATAGACCCGCCAGAACGCGGTCCAGTTCGTAGCCCCCATGGATTTCGCAGCACGCACATAATACGGCGGGATGGTTTTCATCACCGAGTAGAGCGGTAGGATCATAAACGGCAGCATGATGTGCGTCATCGCAATCAATGTCCCGGTCTTGTTGTAGATCAACGAGAACCTGGCATCATCGGTCGCAAGTCCAAAAACCACAAAGAGGTCATTCATCACGCCCTGCGCCTGCAACATGGCAATCCACGCCGTGGTTCGCACCAGAAGCGATGTCCAAAACGGCAGCAACACCAGAATGAGCAACAGGTTCGATGTGCGCACTGTCAGGGTCGACAGCAAGTAGGCCACCGGATACCCCAGAAGCAGGCAGAATATTGTCACCAGGAAAGAGATCTCGAGCGTTCGATAGAACAGCTTGCCGTGGATTCGGCGCTCTTCATCCTGGCGTTCAAATGATCCGTCGGCGTTGTATTTCATATCCAGCGCAGACGCCACATAGCCCGGGTTGAATGTCACGGATGCGATTTTGATCGCTTTCCAGACTTCGATGTCGGCCCAGTCTTTGTCCTTGGCGATCAAAGCTTCCATGAAGGGAGCTTCCATCTTCTTGGCGCTACGGGCGGTTTTGGTAAACAGGCTGCGGGTACCGGATTTCTCACGGTTCACCCGGGTTGCAACCTGACCGATTGTCTTGTTTTCCCGCGCTTTTGCCAAATCGGAAACCATCGCCGCTGCCATGGCTTCGGTTGGCGGTGAAATCGCGTCCCAATCGGACATCGACGCCGCGGATTCGGGCATCAGGTTGGTATAGCGTGCATCGTAAACAGCCTGCTGTAGCAGGACCACGATTGGCACAAGAAAGACCACGATAATGAAGGCGATCAGTGGAAATGCGAGCCCGAAAGCGCGCGCGCGGCTGCGGAACATTGCCTGGGCAAGACGCTTTTTAAGAGGCGTGCCATCCGCGGCAAGCAGCGGTCCGGAGGACCCTGTGGTGTCTGTCATAAGTCTCTGGCCTCGAAAGAATTCTTGGCGAAATGGAAAAGGCCCGGCATGGGCCTTTTCCACATTTCATTCGCAGATTAGTTGGCCAGCCAAGAGTTGAAACGGTCGTTCAGCTCGTCCTGGTTGTCAGCCCAGAATTCAAAGTTGTTGACCAGAGCATTTTCCAGGTTTGCTTCGGCAGTCGGCATGTGCGGACCCATCTCAGTCTTGCCGTCGTTGTACAGACCAACAAGCGGACCGGACGATTTACGCGCCGGGCCATAGGAAATCCAGGATGCCTGTGCGGCCAGCTGCTGGGTGTCCGTGGAGAACGCCAGGAAGTCCAGAGCCGCGGCTTTGTTTGGTGCACCTTTGGGCATGACCCACAGGTCAAAGTCCATGATCTGACCGTCCCAGACCACTTCGAACGGTTTGCCTTCACCGGCAGCCGCGTTGAAGATCCGACCGTTATAAGCGGTGGTCATGACAACTTCGCCATCGGCCAACAGCTGCGGAGGCTGGGCGCCAGCTTCCCACCAGACAACGCTGTCTTTGATGGTGTCCAGCTTGGCAAATGCGCGATCCACACCTTCGTCGGTGTCCAGGATTCCATAGACTTCGGCCGCCGGAACACCGTCTGCCATCAGAGCCATTTCCAGCAACGATTTGGGGTTCTTGCGCAGGCCGCGCTTGCCCGGGAAGCCTTCGAGATCGAACAGGTCATCGATGCTGTCGACGCCCGGAGTTTTCGAGCTGTCATATGCGAAAACAGTCGACCACACGATGTTGGCAACAGCACAGTCGCTCAGCGCACCTTCGATGAAGTCATCGGAAGCTGGGGTGCCGTCGGGTGCCGCAGGCAGGATCGAATGATCGATCTCTTCCAGCAGACCTTCGTCACAGCCGCGGATCGCGTCGGACAGTTCTACGTCAACCAGGTCCCATGTGACAGTACCGGCTTCGACCTGAGATTTGATTTCCGCGAGACCACCATTGTAGTCCTCGGAGACAACCGTGTTGCCGGTCTTGGCGGCCCATGGCTTGTGATAGGCTTCGACTTGGCTTTTGGTATAGGCGCCGCCCCAGCTGACAACGGTGATGGAATCAGCAGCCGATGCAACACCGGCAGTAAAGGCCAATGCCGTGGTCGCGAGAAGGGTTTTGGTCAGGTTCATACTTATACTCTCCTAGTTGGTATTCAGGTTGGTTTTGTCCCTCGGTCCATTGGTGGCCGAGGGTTGTTGGAAATTTGAATTACGCGTCCAGCGCGCGGCAGTCGTCCGGCAACCAGCCGATTTCGATCTGCGCACCAGGTTCCAAACGCACCTGATCAGGTGCATTTCGGGACTTGATGACAAAGTCGTCGTTTCCGGCCACGCTCAGACGTGTGCGGAAAATGTCGCCCATGTAGATGAATTCCTTGACCGTAGCCTTCAGAAGGTGCGCGCCACCTTGCAAACGATCCTTGTTGAATTCCACGCGTTCAGGACGGATTGAAACACGGGTCCGCTCACCTGGCTTGGTCACATTAACCGGCTTGCAGTCAATCAGTTCGCCATCGTCCAGCTGAACTAGCGCGATGCCGTTGTTGATCTCCTTGACCACACCTTCGAGCGTGTTGTTCTCGCCGATGAACTGGGCAACGAAACTGTTCTGGGGCGCTTCGTACAGCTCATCTGGCGGTGCCAGCTGCTGAATCACACCGTCGTTGAACACGGCGACACGGTCTGACATGGTCAAAGCTTCGGTTTGGTCGTGGGTCACATACACCACGGTAATACCCAAACGGTGGGCCAAGTGGGTAATCTCGAACTGCATCTTTTCCCGCAGCTGCTTGTCCAGCGCGCCGAGCGGTTCGTCCATCAGAACCAGTTCCGGTTCGAACACAAGCGCACGGGCCAGGGCGATCCGCTGTTGTTGGCCACCCGACAACTGTGCGGGACGTCGCCCACCAAAGGCACCCATTTCAACCATATCCAGGGCGCGTTTGATTTTTTCTTCACGTTCGGATTTGCCGAACTTGCGCACTTCCAGAGGAAAGCTGAGGTTCTCCGCAATGGTCATGTGCGGAAACAGGGCATAGTTCTGAAAAACCATGCCAATGCCGCGCTTGTGCGGCGGGATGTTGTTAATCGGACGCCCGTCAAGGCGAATTTCGCCATGGGTGGCTGTTTCAAACCCGGCCAGCATCATCAGGCAGGTGGTTTTACCCGACCCTGACGGCCCCAACATGGTAAGGAATTCGCCCTTGGGCAATTGGAGGTTAAGATCTTTGACGACAAGCACCTCGCCGTCATAGCTTTTCTGAACGCGTTCGAACTCCACGAACGCGTTGTTATTCGATGCATCAGCCAAATCAGGCTCCCCGTCTATGTTCCCGGCAGCTTGGCGCTGCACTTGTTTTGATCTAATCACACCCAGCATAGGTAACGCTAGGTACGAATAAAATAAATTTCCGAAGCTTCGGTTACGTAAAAACTATGTTCTCAAGCGTGAACTTCGGAAGTTCGTTGCTATGGGGAGTTGATTACAATTCGCACCAGAGGCGGCGACTTTTTGCGACTCATTGATGACGATTTGCGCCGCGCACATGTCGCATTTGGTTCGGTTGCGCCCCCTATTCGTCTTTCAGGGGCTGCAACCGATCCTGATGGCGTGGGACCAATTAACTGATTTCTCGGCTTTTTAGCAGATTTTAGGAGGCAGAGACCATCAACCCGTCGCCGGTGATCTGTTCAAGGCAGTCATCCAAGGCCAGACGCGCCCGTTTAATCATCAGGTCAATCTCGGACCGAGAGATAACCAATGGCGGTGAGATCACCATCCGGTCGCCCACATGGCGCATGATAAGGTTGTTGGCAAAAGACTTCTCGCGGCAAATCAGTCCAACAGTCCCCTCGTCGGCGGCAAATTTGGCGCGCGTTTTCTTGTCCGGAGTCAATGCGATCGAAGCCATCATACCAACGATCTTAGCCTCGCCAACCAGCGGGTGATCGACCAGGCTTTCCCATTTTTCTTTTAGATAGGGGCCCGTGTCGACCCGAACCTGATCAACAATTTGCTCTTCTTCCAGAATTCGGATGTTTTCCAATGCCACGGCAGCGGCGACCGGATGCCCGGAATAAGTGTAACCATGATTGAATTCATCGCTGGCAATCACACCCGCGATCTCCTCGCTCACGACCGATGCTGCGATTGGCGCATAGCCTGAGCTAAGGCCCTTGGCGATGGTAATGATATCAGGCCTGATCCCCATGGTTTCACTGCCGAACCAATTTCCGGTCCGGCCAAAGCCACAGATGACCTCGTCCGCGATCAACAGGATTTCATACTTGTCACAGATCCTTTGAATCTCGGGCCAATAAGTTTCCGGGGGCACGATAACTCCCCCGGCACCCTGCACCGGTTCTGCGATAAAGGCGGCGACACGGTCTTCGCCCAATTCCAGAATTGCGTCTTCCAAAGCACGCGCACGCGTCAAACCAAAGTCTTCGGGGGACGACTCTCCGCCTTCGGCCCACCAGTGAGGTTGCTCTATGTGATGAATGTCCGGAATCGGAATCCCGCCTTGTGCGTGCATTGCGGACATTCCACCCAAGCTGCCACTGCCAACGGATGATCCATGGTAGGCATTCTTGCGCGAAATGAAGATCGACTTATCCGGCTTGCCTTTCAAAGCCCAATAATGCCGAACCATGCGAATATTGGTGTCATTGGCCTCGGATCCCGAGCCGGCGAAAAACACATGGTTCAGATCACCCGGGGTGAGTTCGGCGATTTTGTCCGCCAGGGCAATCGCAGGAACGTGGGTGGTCTGAAAAAACGTATTGTAATACGGCAGCTCCCGCATCTGGCGTGCTGCAATATCTGCCAGTTCGTCCCGACCATATCCGATATTCACACACCAAAGGCCGGCCATGCCGTCCAGAATCTCACAGCCTTCGCTGTCAGTCAGATACACACCCTTGGCGCGTGTGATCACTCGCACGCCCTTGTCAGCCAGTTCACCATTGGCGGTAAACGGATGCATATGATGGGCCGCGTCAAGGGCCTGCAATTCTTCCGTTGGCATGTGGTTTGTAATCGCGGTCATCTGCAAGCAACTCCTGAATTCGAGATACCAGCCACAATATGATCAAATTTTACGGTGTCAATCGAATCAGTTGCCCTCTTCCAATCCCGTCACGACCTGATCCATACCCTGAGTCACGTCACGTTCCATTGCCAGCGCAGCCAATTCCGGATCACGTTTGCGCAGCGCGTCAATGACGTCCTTGTGACGGTCCGGAAAGCTCTGGGTGCCAAAGCGACCACACATCACCCGCAAAGAGGGGCCAAACCGAAGCCAAAGCCGATCTGCCAAGTCGGCCAAAATCGGAGCTTGGGCGTGGTCGTAGATAGTCGAATGGAATTGATAATTGTGATGCAGATAACCGGTGACATCCCCCGTATCAATCGCGTGATCCAATGCTGAGTCAATCCGCTCCAATGTATCAATATCCGCCGCATTTATTCGAGTTGTAGCGCGTCGGGTAAGCTCGGTTTCTATTGTTTTTCTTGCATAAATCAGTTGTCGAACATCGTCCGCAGACAATATCGGAACACTGACACGCCGATTGCCCTGAAAGATCAATGCACCATCGGATATCAACCTCCGAATGGCTTCGCGAACCGGAGTCATTCCGGCACCAAGTGAGCCGGTCAATCCCTGGATGGTAACAGCCTGTCCAGGGGCCAGTTCCCCAAACAGAATCTGTGCACGCAATGTCTTGTAAACCGTTTCATGCGCGGTCTGTTTCGAGCCGTTTTCGACCACGGTTTTCTCCGCTGCTAGGGGTTGCTCCACGTTACTCATTTTCCCTCTTTTGATCCTCGGCTGAACAAAGTTCCGACACCCAGTATCATAATTCTACTTGCCCCAAATGGCAAAACTTGATCAAATCCGATCAGCCGGACCCTGAAACCGGCACGAACAGGGAGACATTCATGACACTCAAAACGATGACCTTGACCGCCATCGTCGCTCTCGGCACCACTGCAGCATTTGCTGAAGAGGTTCGCGTTTATAACTGGTCCGACTATATTGATGAAGAGTTGCTGACCAAGTTCGAGGCAGAAACCGGCATTGATCTGATCTATGACGTGTTCGATAGCAACGAAGTTCTGGAAACCAAAATGTTGGCCGGCGGGTCGGGCTATGACGTCGTTGTGCCCAGCGGAACATTCCTACAGCGCCAAATTCAGGCGGGGGCATTCCAGAAGCTGGATTCGTCCAAATTATCCAATGCCGGCAATCTGTGGGATTTGATCGAATCGCGCACCGCACAATACGACCCTGATAATGCCTATTCCATCAACTACATGTGGGGAACAACCGGCCTGGGGGTTAACGTCGGCAAGGTCCGCGAGGTGTTGGGCGACGACGTTGCATTGAACAGCATGGATCTGGTGCTAAAGCCCGAGAACATGGAAAAACTTGCCTCCTGCGGTGTCCACGTCCTGGATGCCCCGGCTGAAATCATTCCCATGGTTCTGCAGTATCTGGGCGAAAACCCGGACAGTCATGACAAGGATGTTATCGCCAAGGCCGAACCCGTCCTGATGGCCGTGCGCCCCCATATCCAGAAATTCCACAGCTCTGAATACATCAATGCGCTGGCCAATGGCGATATCTGCGTTGCCGTAGGGTGGTCCGGCGATATCCTTCAGGCCCGCGACCGCGCAGCCGAAGCGGAAAATGGCGTCGAGATCGAGTATCACGCATTCGCCGAAGGCTCATTGATGTGGTTTGACCAAATGGCGATCCCCGTCGATGCACCGAACCCGGATGCCGCACACAAGTTCCTGGACTTTATCTTGGACGCCGAAAACATGGCCACGGCATCGAACTATGTCTATTATGCCAACGGCAACAAGGCGTCTCAGGAACATCTGGTCGAGGACGTGATTGGCGACACCGCAATCTATCCAGACGACACAACCATGAAAAACCTGTACACCACGACCCCTTATCCGGTGAAAACACAGCGAACCGTGACGCGTTTGTGGACCAAAATCAAATCAGGTACCTGACCTGAAGTGTTACACAGGCGGGTTTTGAAACCCGCCTGTTTTCGTTTGTATTCCAACCACTTGACGCGCCGCACAGGCGCGGCTTGCGAAGCTGACCAAATTGGGGGTTTTCGTGACTTCATCCGTTTTTGCACCCTGGGAAGACCCCGAGGCCAGACCGCTGATCCATTTTCAGAATGTCACCAAACGATTTGGCGACTTTGTTGCCATCGACGATCTGACTCTGGACATCTTTGAACAGGAATTCTTTGCGCTGCTGGGCCCTTCCGGATGCGGCAAGACCACAATGATGCGCATGCTCGCGGGGTTTGAAACCCCAACCGAAGGCACAATCGAACTGGCTGGAAAGGACATCGCCCCGACACCACCAAACAAACGCGCCACAAACATGATGTTCCAATCCTATGCCTTGTTTCCGCATTTGTCTGTCTGGGAAAACATTGCCTTTGGCCTGAAACGGGAAGGCATGCCCAAAAATGACATTCATGATCGGGTCGAAGAGATGTTGCGTTTGACTCGGTTAGAGAAATTCGCCCGGCGCAAACCTCATCAGATTTCAGGTGGGCAGCGTCAGCGTGTGGCTCTAGCCCGATCTTTAGCCAAAGCCCCAAAGTTGCTGCTGCTGGACGAACCGCTGGGTGCCCTGGATAAAAAGCTGCGGCAGGACACTCAATTTGAACTGATGGACATCCAAGAGAAAACCGGAACCACCTTCGTCATCGTCACCCATGACCAAGAAGAAGCCATGACCGTCGCATCCCGCGTGGCCGTCATGGATCATGGAAGGATCATCCAGGTTGCCACTCCGGATCGAATTTATGAAACACCAAATTCTGTCTATGTCGCTGATTTCATTGGTGATGTGAACATTATCCAAGGCACAACTACGCCGAATGGCGAAGACAGCTACGCCATTCGCTGGGCCGAAGATCAGGCTCCGCTGCACGCCATTTCGAACAGTAGTTTTTCCGATGGGCAGACCTGCAATCTGGCAATTCGACCAGAGAAGGTGACCATCTCGGCTGAACGACCTGAAAACGCCGATAACACAGTACAAGGGCGTATCCTGGACATTGCCTATCTCGGCAACATTTCGACTTACTATGTGGAATTGCCGTCCGGGGACACGATCAAGGCGCAGACGGCCAATACCCGGCGTATCGCGCGTCGCAGTTTTACATGGGAAGACACTGTTTGGTTGTCCTGGACGGCAACCGCAGGCGTTCTATTGGCTGAATGATGCGCCGTTTTGTTCTGATCGCCGTTCCGTATCTATGGCTTCTGGCCCTATTTTTGGTGCCGTTTGTCATCGTCCTCAAAATCTCGCTGAGTGATGCGGCCCTGGCCCGCCCCCCGTATTTTCCACAGTTCTCATGGGATGAAGGGATCGGAGCGCTGCTGTCCCAGTTGGACTTCGAAAATTTCATTTTTCTAACTGAAGATGATCTGTATTGGAAAGCCTATCTAAGCAGTCTTAAAATCGCATTGATTTCAACGGTCCTGACGCTGTTTGTCGGCTTCCCGATCGCCTATGGCATGGCGCGTGCGCCATCCGAGTGGCGCCCGACGTTGATGATGCTGGTCATCCTTCCCTTTTGGACCAGTTTTCTGATCCGGGTCTATGCCTGGATGGGGATTCTCAGCAACGAAGGTTTTCTTAACCAATTTCTGCTGTGGATTGGTGTGATTTCCACTCCGTTGACCATTCTGAACACCAACACGGCTGTCTATATCGGGATTGTCTATACTTATCTGCCATTCATGATTCTGCCGATCTATTCTGCCTTGGAACGCCTGGACGGGTCATTGATCGAAGCCGCCGAGGATCTCGGGTGCTCTCGCCTGACTGCATTCTGGATGGTTACCATTCCCCTATCCCGACCCGGGATTATCGCAGGTTCGTTTCTCGTCTTTATCCCTGCATTGGGTGAATTCGTGATCCCATCGTTGTTGGGAGGTTCCGGCACTTTGATGATCGGCAAGGTTCTGTGGGAAGAGTTCTTCTCGAATCGCGATTGGCCCGTTGCCAGCGCAGTGGCTGTTGTCCTGTTGCTGATCCTTGTGATTCCGATCGTTTTGTTCCAGCGCAACCAGCAGAAACAACAGGAGGCGGAACAATGAACAGGTTCAGTTGGTTCAACGTCGTTTCTCTGACTTTGGGGTTCGCGTTTCTCTATATCCCGATGATCATCCTGATCATCTTCAGCTTCAACGAAAGCAAGCTGGTCACCGTCTGGGCCGGGTTCTCGACCAAGTGGTACGGTGAGCTGATCCAGAACGAGGCCTTTTTGAGTGCGGCTTGGGTGACGCTGAAGGTAGCGGTCCTCTCATCAACCATTGCGACGGTGCTTGGCACGATGGCTGCCTATGTGATGGTGCGTAGTGGCCGGTTTCTGGGGAGAACGTTATTTTCAGGAATGATCTACGCGCCACTGGTGATGCCCGAAGTGATCACCGGACTGTCTTTGCTGTTGTTGTTCATCGGCATTGGTCTGGACCGGGGCGTGTTGACCATCGTTCTGGCACATACCACATTCTCCATGTGCTATGTATCGGTAGTCGTGTCTTCCCGGCTGGTTACATTTGACAGGTCTCTTGAGGAAGCCGCCCTGGACTTGGGATGTTCTCCAGGAGAAGCCTTTCGATTGGTGACGCTGCCAATTATCGCGCCTGCCGTAATTTCGGGATGGCTGTTGGCCTTTACCCTATCGCTGGATGATCTGGTCATTGCTTCCTTTACGTCCGGCCCCTCTGCGACCACTTTGCCGATCAAGATTTTTTCGGCCGTTCGCCTGGGGGTTAGTCCGGAAATCAACGCCCTTTCCACAATCATGATTGCCATTGTCACGGTCGGTGTACTGACTGCATCTCTGGTCAGTAAACGTCAGACGTTAAAACAAAAACGCGATGAACAGGAAGCCGCGCGCGCATGACAAATCACAGAGCCCGTTTGGTATTCGAAGAAAACGGGCTCTTCGACTCAATACCCACTCAGGCCCTACGCAAGGCTTCCAATTCCAGATACATCGCGTCCAGATATTCCTGTTGCCCTTGTTCAGTTTTCCACAAGCAATAGGCCGCCATTCTCCAGTGGAACCAAGGCTTCAACAGTTGAAAACGCTCTACCACTTGCCGGTCAGGGTAGGCCTGAAAGAAAGCCTCTTTTTCTTGGTCGGACAAGGGCGCACCGCGGTACAACAATTGCATCGCAGGTGACGCGAAAATTGCCAGATCTTCAGCCGGATCGCCCAAAACGGGGCATTGCCAGTCGATCAATGTCAATGTCCCATCATGTTCCACAATGTTCCCTGGAACAGGATCACCGTGAATAAATGTTATGAAGTTGGTTTTGGGGACAAAAACCAACGGGCGTGCATCCTGAATCTGTTGCCGTTCAGCCCCGAAACAACGGTCCAGAATGTAAAACGCTGCAGTGCCAATTTGTTGGCTACCATTTGGACCTTTTGGCGATGTTCCAAAATACGGTTGGTCGTGCAGTCTTCCCAAGAGTTGTGCAACATGCTCTGCGCCTCTGCGCCACGTATCCCCCGTCACATGTGTGTAAAGAATCCATCTTCGCCCCTCGAATGCACCTTCATCCAGCAACCTGGGAGCCATTCCGGTTCCAGCCAGCGCCTTGAGGCTGGATACTTCGCGATCGGGGTCATTGGAAAACAACGGGTTACGCGAACCTAGCCCATATAATTTTAGGACGCAGCTTGTTTGTCCCAGAACTCGCCAGACGTAATTGGAGCGACCACCAACCAAAGGCTGAAGTCTATCGGATGGCGCGAGGACACCCCTGCCAACCAGCCACGCAAAGAACCGGGCTTCGTACTCTGTTTGCAAACCTGACAGACTACCGCTCCCACAATCGGGTGCCACCCGAAGTCCCCGGCGGCAAACAGGAGCGGTTTATAGAATCATCGCCTGTTAAACTGGTTCGCGAAGCGCCGTTACCGCAGAGGACAAGATCGCCTGCCCGCCCGGAAGGATCAAGATCACTTCTCCATTTTGTATCTGCGCTTCCTGTACACGCGCATAAATCTGCGCCGGTTCGGTTAGGATGACGTCACCGCCTTGTCGGCTTTCGACAGTGAAACTGTAATTGCCCGAGGGAAATGCAGCGCCTGAGCTGTTCAACCCATCCCAGTGATACGGCTCCGCGGAAACAGGAAGCGGTAATCTTTGAACCTCTGCTCCGCTGCTGTCCGTGACCACCAGCTCCACACTGTCCGAAACCGCAGCCGGATTAGGTGAAATCGTTATCGGGCTTCCGTCAAAATGACCCGGCATTGCCGCCCTGGCTTCCATCCCAACCCAATTCGACATTGCCGAAAATTGAGACGTTCCGATCGACCCAACCAACGACGTAAGAGAATCGTTGGTCTTTACTTGCTGCTCAACCATGGAAAATTGGGCCAGTTGCGCCGCATATTCCGTGGAATCGATCGGTTCCAACGGATCCTGGTAACGGGCTTGCGCCGTGAGCATTTTCAAGAATGTTTCGAAATCAGAAGTCAACGCAGACGTATTGGTTGCTGCGGGTTGCGGAGTGGTCGTTGTCTGTACCTGCGAAACTGCGTTTACCATTGCTTCAAATCCTTATGTCCAACCCATTTGTGACCACAGCCGACTGCCCTTTGGACGAACCTTGCACATGCTCCCCCGTGTCGCCCATAGCCTCCCCAACATTGTCTTCTCTGGTCTCCGCTTCTGGTGAATGTTCAGGTTTTTGACCGCTTCCGGAGAAATCCAGATTGATATCGTCATATCCCATGTCCTTAAAATCACTCAGCAGTTGATCAACGTTTCGCCGCAGCAATTCCAATGTTTCAGATCGCTCGGCTACAATCGAAACTCCGATCGTGGCGTCCGATAGAGTCAGGGCTATTCTGACATTTCCCAATTCCTCTGGATTCAATGCAATTTCGACTGGACGAGTACCCGATCTGGCCATTGCATCCTGCATCTGGGTGACGACAGAGCGGTAGACCTCTGCCCTGGATGCGAGAGGAGAAACATTTTTCACATCTATGGGAAACTGAACGTCACTACGTGACCCGCGCTCTGCAAACTCGGGCACATCCACCAATACTTCTTTTACAATGGTCGCTGACGTGGATTCTGCCTCCAGTCCAAAGTGCGAACGCGTGGCGGCGATCTCTGTGGGTTGAACAGCCCATTCTCGGCCAGCTGTTTGTCGGTTGGAACTGCTGGCGTTCGCCAGTTGCGGCGCAAGCAACGTGGATGCGAATCGCCCAGAATCTCCCCAGTTTTTCGCCTCAAGCTCGGCTATGTTACTATTATTTGGCTCCGGGAGCCGTACTTCAGCCTGCATCTCTGCCGTATGGTTTTGCTCAGGGGGCGTCGCTGCTGGCACCATGCTCTGGCCCGAGATCCGGCGACTTGCATCAACCTGACCGAAAACTGGGCTCGGCGCATCAGCGGGGCGACCAATGTCATCCTGGCTCAAACCCGCACTCTGTCCCGTGCCAGAGCGACCAGAGTCAAGTTGGCCAACAATTGCACCCAGCCCATTAATAGAGCGCCCCAATTCCAAATGACCCACCGCGGACCGATCGACATGGAACTGGCCCGTCACTGTGCTCT
Protein-coding regions in this window:
- a CDS encoding ABC transporter permease, giving the protein MTDTTGSSGPLLAADGTPLKKRLAQAMFRSRARAFGLAFPLIAFIIVVFLVPIVVLLQQAVYDARYTNLMPESAASMSDWDAISPPTEAMAAAMVSDLAKARENKTIGQVATRVNREKSGTRSLFTKTARSAKKMEAPFMEALIAKDKDWADIEVWKAIKIASVTFNPGYVASALDMKYNADGSFERQDEERRIHGKLFYRTLEISFLVTIFCLLLGYPVAYLLSTLTVRTSNLLLILVLLPFWTSLLVRTTAWIAMLQAQGVMNDLFVVFGLATDDARFSLIYNKTGTLIAMTHIMLPFMILPLYSVMKTIPPYYVRAAKSMGATNWTAFWRVYFPQSVPGIGAGAMLVFILAIGYYITPALVGGQDGQMISNIIDFHMRRSLNWNLAAALGLVLLVFVLFLFWLYDRIVGIDNMKLG
- a CDS encoding ABC transporter substrate-binding protein: MNLTKTLLATTALAFTAGVASAADSITVVSWGGAYTKSQVEAYHKPWAAKTGNTVVSEDYNGGLAEIKSQVEAGTVTWDLVDVELSDAIRGCDEGLLEEIDHSILPAAPDGTPASDDFIEGALSDCAVANIVWSTVFAYDSSKTPGVDSIDDLFDLEGFPGKRGLRKNPKSLLEMALMADGVPAAEVYGILDTDEGVDRAFAKLDTIKDSVVWWEAGAQPPQLLADGEVVMTTAYNGRIFNAAAGEGKPFEVVWDGQIMDFDLWVMPKGAPNKAAALDFLAFSTDTQQLAAQASWISYGPARKSSGPLVGLYNDGKTEMGPHMPTAEANLENALVNNFEFWADNQDELNDRFNSWLAN
- a CDS encoding ABC transporter permease; amino-acid sequence: MSSGEFRYIPPQPPIGFTLGILAGFGALIGLMTAQGSLSLFLPYLLVGAVIFAAAGMVVVKAVPKPLMAGLATGAAFLILGSLLVSFPYGVLLMFVGYIIGRMALWLHTGSYRLNQPPYATAREVLWFYTFRTICGAIFVFLITPIIILIPLSFNQEPYFSFTPGMLALDPDAFSLRWYKDILANGMVAPEAIAGWWSDMWNNAQWIRSIRNSFFIGIWATLLSTALGTLAAIGLSRSEMPWRRPIMALLISPMIVPLVITASGLFYFFSGVGLAKTYAGLILAHAALGTPFVIITVTATLSGFDQSLTRAASNMGAGPVTTFFRVQMPLILPGVISGGLFAFITSFDEVVVVLQLADVKQRTIPRQMFSGIREQISPTILAVATILVIISIGLLTVVELLRRRSERMRGLSPS
- a CDS encoding ABC transporter ATP-binding protein, translating into MADASNNNAFVEFERVQKSYDGEVLVVKDLNLQLPKGEFLTMLGPSGSGKTTCLMMLAGFETATHGEIRLDGRPINNIPPHKRGIGMVFQNYALFPHMTIAENLSFPLEVRKFGKSEREEKIKRALDMVEMGAFGGRRPAQLSGGQQQRIALARALVFEPELVLMDEPLGALDKQLREKMQFEITHLAHRLGITVVYVTHDQTEALTMSDRVAVFNDGVIQQLAPPDELYEAPQNSFVAQFIGENNTLEGVVKEINNGIALVQLDDGELIDCKPVNVTKPGERTRVSIRPERVEFNKDRLQGGAHLLKATVKEFIYMGDIFRTRLSVAGNDDFVIKSRNAPDQVRLEPGAQIEIGWLPDDCRALDA